In Acidobacteriota bacterium, the sequence ATATCGGCTGCATCCATTGTTTCAAGGTTTTTTACGGCGGCGGCTGCGTTCCGAAATTGGAAAAGCGGAAGTGGCTGCGGAACACGCGCGCATTGCCGAACACTTTTCGTTTCACGAAAACTGGGAGCAGGCCACGCGACATTATTTGGCAGCAGATGAATTTGACGAAGCCGCAAGGTTGATCGCGGAAAAAGGACAAGCTTGGATTACTTCGGGCGCGCTCACGTCGCTGATTGTTTTGACGGAAGCATTGCCCAATGACGCGATCGAAAACAACCCACGCGTACTCACCCATCGGGCGGAGGTGGCACGATTACGCGGTCAATATGATGTCGCGCAACCGTTGCTCCGCCGAGCAACGGTCTTGTTGCGGGAACAGAACGATTCTGAAGGTGAGGCGGAGGCGTTACATTCGCTGGCGACAATCGCACGGCGGCGTGGCAATTTTGAGGAAGCGTTTGCTCATCTTGACCGCGCCATTGAATTGGCCGGAGAGCAATCAGTAGTCCGTGTGAAATGTGGCAACACACGAGGCCTGTGCCTGGTGTCGCAAGGCAAATGGACAGAGGCTGAATACGAATTCCGAGCCGCGCTGCAATTGGCGGAAGAGCAACATGATGAACATTACGCCCGTTTGATCGTCCACAACCTGGGCTTGCCATCCATGATGCGCGGCGATTTTGGAGAAGCATTGCGCTGGCTGCGTCGGTTGCTGCGCGATGACCGAAAATCCCTTCCACTGCCTCAGGAAGCGACGGCGCATTTGAACATGGCGCGTTGCCATTATTACCGCGGAGAATTCGAAGCTTGTGAACGACGCCTGGATTTGGCTTTGGAGCTTTGCCAATTGTTCAGCCTCGTTTCCGCTCGAGCGGAAACATTTGAAACGTACGGAAATCTATACCGGGAGCTTGGCGACACGGCGCGCGCTGCCCAGTTTTACGAACGCGCCGAACAAGATTATGACAAAGCCGGAATCGAACCTGCGCGGCGAGAATTGCTGGACGAACAGGCGTTGTTGAAACTTCAAACCGGCGAACTGGGGGGTGCGCGCAGGTTGATAGATCAACTGATCAGTTCCCGCCATCAACTCAACGATGAAACGCGGCTTCATACGTCCGCCCTGACACGTGGCCGCGTCCTCATTGCACAAGGCGAGCATGAACAGGCGCGCGCCGACCTGGAACCTGCGCTGGCCTATTTTCATCGAAACCATTTTTATTATTACGAGGCCCAAGCCTGCGTTGAACTCGCCTTGACAGACCAGGCTTTCAGCAACGAGACAGCCATGTTGGAACGAATGCGGCGCGCCTTGGATTTGGCGTCTCGCTACGATTACGAATACTGGCTGAAGCGAAAAGCCGCCTCGGCGCCGCAACTGTTCGCCTTGCCGGAAGTCGCCGATTTATTACCGCCGGATTTGAAGGCGCAGGCCGCCACAGCATCTCTGCCGGAAATCCCGCAACCGGCGCAAGTTGTTTCCTTGCGACCGATGGCTGATTTGACGATCAATCTTTTTGGCCCGGTGGAAATTTACAGGGATTCGCGTCGTCCATTTTCCGCCGATGCCTGGACGACGCGACGCGCACACGACATTTTGTGTTTCGTCGCTTCGAGGCGTCATCGGCGCGCTTCCAAAGACGCGATCATCGAAACCTTTTGGGGCGATACGGATCCGGATGTGGTGCTGAGAAACTTTCACCCGACGGTTTCCCACATTCGCAAAGCGCTGAACAGCAATCAACCGCTCAAGTTGAACTTTCTGCTGTACCGGGATGGTGCGTATTTACTCAACCCGGAGTTCACTTACGCAATTGACATTGAAGAATTTGACCGCCTGTTAGCCGAAGGCGAAGCGGCGCGGCGCGCCAAACAAATGACTTTGTGCGTGGATCGCTTTGAAACCGCCATCAAATTGTACCGCGGCGAATTTATGCAGGGATGTTACGACGATTGGGCTGAAGAACAGCGGTCTTATTACCTGGAACAATACCTGCACATTCTGGAAACGCTGGTCGCACATGCGCAAAACGCCGAAGAGTGGTCGCGCTCTTTGCATCTATCGCAACAGATATTGCGAGTTGATGCTTTTCGCGAAGACATCCACTGCCTGGTAATGCGTGCACATGCTGCACAAGGAAACCTGGTCGCCGTCAGAGAGCATTACGAAAAACTGCGAGTGCTTTTACATAATGAATTGAGCATTCAGCCTTCGGCTGAAACTCAAAAAATTTACCGGCAACTGATTTCCTGAACAGGACATACACGAAATTTCTATGAAGCGGTTACAACGCTTTATCTCGTAAACATTCTGCAATTGCATATCCGCCTTTTGCGTTCGCAGCCCAAATGATGAATCGAATAGAGGAGGTTCCCATGAAACTTCATCGAAACAGTCTCAAGCAGAAAACCCGACGGCCAATTGCATTGATGCGATTGGTTTTGATTGGAATGATTCTGGCCTGCTTGGGCAGCCTCATTACAAACAGCAACGGTGTCTCATCAGCCGCATCCACTTCGATTGCGCATGCCGACGGCATTGTCGCAACAGGAGCCGACCAGGTTGCGATCACGCGGGCGAGCAGTTTGCAGGCAGTTGGTTTTTCGGGTTTTACGATCACCACATCAACCGGTAGG encodes:
- a CDS encoding tetratricopeptide repeat protein; this translates as MIYSQHHPEVLRPALTQPTSESAASQPAFFLRTKLLPPRPAPALLPRPRLIERLAANLTRSVTLVTANAGAGKTTLVADFVRAHSPQFVWYQLDHTDADPAIFLSYITHGIRQLIPDFGQSMLAYLKQSAAEVAQHPERAVDMLLNEVLDRVEQQLVIVLDDYHHLGAADAVHAAVDRLLAYQPDVLHTILISRDAPPLQLAKLRSKGALTTVDRDDLLFTEEEMQALFRQVFGLELTTEQLGEFRQRTQGWVMSLQLIWQVTQRQSSPHADAPVALLNLSEVLRQSERDLFDYFAEEVFEFEPENVRWLLLRISLLERIEFETCARLYPESGCSVILPSLVRRNVFTTVASDGNGEEYRLHPLFQGFLRRRLRSEIGKAEVAAEHARIAEHFSFHENWEQATRHYLAADEFDEAARLIAEKGQAWITSGALTSLIVLTEALPNDAIENNPRVLTHRAEVARLRGQYDVAQPLLRRATVLLREQNDSEGEAEALHSLATIARRRGNFEEAFAHLDRAIELAGEQSVVRVKCGNTRGLCLVSQGKWTEAEYEFRAALQLAEEQHDEHYARLIVHNLGLPSMMRGDFGEALRWLRRLLRDDRKSLPLPQEATAHLNMARCHYYRGEFEACERRLDLALELCQLFSLVSARAETFETYGNLYRELGDTARAAQFYERAEQDYDKAGIEPARRELLDEQALLKLQTGELGGARRLIDQLISSRHQLNDETRLHTSALTRGRVLIAQGEHEQARADLEPALAYFHRNHFYYYEAQACVELALTDQAFSNETAMLERMRRALDLASRYDYEYWLKRKAASAPQLFALPEVADLLPPDLKAQAATASLPEIPQPAQVVSLRPMADLTINLFGPVEIYRDSRRPFSADAWTTRRAHDILCFVASRRHRRASKDAIIETFWGDTDPDVVLRNFHPTVSHIRKALNSNQPLKLNFLLYRDGAYLLNPEFTYAIDIEEFDRLLAEGEAARRAKQMTLCVDRFETAIKLYRGEFMQGCYDDWAEEQRSYYLEQYLHILETLVAHAQNAEEWSRSLHLSQQILRVDAFREDIHCLVMRAHAAQGNLVAVREHYEKLRVLLHNELSIQPSAETQKIYRQLIS